A stretch of Henckelia pumila isolate YLH828 chromosome 4, ASM3356847v2, whole genome shotgun sequence DNA encodes these proteins:
- the LOC140867124 gene encoding protein PHYTOCHROME KINASE SUBSTRATE 3-like isoform X2: METADDNTGLRVASFAYYLDSAKDNYKSKSNSKPPLNVTGFSSSRDSQDSHTNPRVDSFSYRNTSENFVFKVPGPVQDPTTSFSFCQEIPKDGEISVFGADRYFNMKLEHQAGSPKLDFKNKMMTDIPFLGPNARLRTPSLCSEASSWNSKGALFQSLPRVEAKQKKTLGRRIFARFGCPGPCFHRKDVFINQMVADGAAYYGSKPTRTGSERVDTLAFIPPPPNLVTQDTSAAKKQLQILEESRRSIEVFGSGSAASLKGDVATHMERKLSMLTWDAIPKGAAGQNHRSASSTVIGHSTFCDDMASDASSDLFEIENISGSIYLPQTTDHDQMSSCMSPISHYAPSEASIQWSVVTASAADFSSVLSFNDERCVDVVEDVLAKNIASSTGSSKTRGCEPKTRSGGGGILRCKNYKAVEVAEDACLQILFAIHRECYSRYSSTDEAVFINDK; the protein is encoded by the exons TTCAAAGCCACCCTTGAATGTTACCGGCTTCTCAAGCTCAAGAGACAGCCAAGATAGCCACACGAATCCACGAGTCGATTCCTTTTCTTATCGCAACACTAGCGAAAACTTCGTGTTCAAAGTTCCGGGGCCGGTTCAAGATCCCACCACTTCATTCAGCTTCTGCCAAGAAATCCCAAAAGATGGCGAGATCAGTGTGTTTGGTGCCGACAGGTACTTCAACATGAAGCTGGAGCATCAAGCCGGATCACCGAAACTCGATTTTAAGAACAAAATGATGACAGATATCCCCTTCTTAGGACCAAATGCCAGGCTAAGAACCCCGAGTTTGTGCTCTGAGGCAAGCAGCTGGAATAGCAAAGGTGCATTATTCCAAAGCCTGCCAAGAGTTGAAGCTAAACAGAAAAAGACCTTGGGACGACGAATTTTCGCCCGATTCGGCTGTCCGGGGCCCTGTTTCCACAGGAAAGATGTTTTCATTAACCAAATGGTAGCAGATGGAGCAGCATACTATGGCTCAAAGCCTACACGAACCGGATCCGAACGAGTCGATACTCTCGCCTTCATCCCACCACCACCCAATCTTGTGACACAAGATACTTCAGCAGCCAAGAAACAGCTCCAGATCCTAGAAGAATCTAGACGCTCCATCGAAGTGTTCGGATCGGGATCAGCGGCGTCGTTAAAAGGAGATGTAGCCACACACATGGAGAGGAAACTTTCCATGTTAACCTGGGATGCAATCCCAAAAGGGGCAGCAGGCCAAAATCACCGATCAGCTTCCAGTACTGTAATTGGACACAGCACATTTTGTGATGATATGGCTAGTGATGCGAGTTCGGATTTATTCGAAATCGAAAACATATCAGGATCCATATATCTTCCCCAAACAACTGATCATGATCAAATGTCTAGTTGCATGAGTCCGATTTCGCATTATGCCCCGAGCGAGGCCAGCATACAGTGGAGTGTGGTCACCGCAAGTGCAGCGGATTTCTCTTCAGTACTTTCGTTTAACGACGAAAGATGTGTCGATGTTGTGGAAGATGTGCTTGCCAAGAACATTGCTAGTAGTACTGGAAGCTCGAAAACCAGAGGCTGTGAGCCGAAAACACGGTCCGGAGGCGGCGGGATCTTGAGATGCAAGAACTACAAAGCAGTGGAAGTTGCAGAGGATGCATGCCTGCAG ATCTTATTTGCGATACATCGGGAGTGTTACTCTCGATATAGCAGCACAGACGAAGCCGTTTTTATAAATGACAAATAA
- the LOC140867124 gene encoding protein PHYTOCHROME KINASE SUBSTRATE 3-like isoform X1, which translates to METADDNTGLRVASFAYYLDSAKDNYKSKSNSKPPLNVTGFSSSRDSQDSHTNPRVDSFSYRNTSENFVFKVPGPVQDPTTSFSFCQEIPKDGEISVFGADRYFNMKLEHQAGSPKLDFKNKMMTDIPFLGPNARLRTPSLCSEASSWNSKGALFQSLPRVEAKQKKTLGRRIFARFGCPGPCFHRKDVFINQMVADGAAYYGSKPTRTGSERVDTLAFIPPPPNLVTQDTSAAKKQLQILEESRRSIEVFGSGSAASLKGDVATHMERKLSMLTWDAIPKGAAGQNHRSASSTVIGHSTFCDDMASDASSDLFEIENISGSIYLPQTTDHDQMSSCMSPISHYAPSEASIQWSVVTASAADFSSVLSFNDERCVDVVEDVLAKNIASSTGSSKTRGCEPKTRSGGGGILRCKNYKAVEVAEDACLQVPINQDFHSGRRERFYKELHILFAIHRECYSRYSSTDEAVFINDK; encoded by the exons TTCAAAGCCACCCTTGAATGTTACCGGCTTCTCAAGCTCAAGAGACAGCCAAGATAGCCACACGAATCCACGAGTCGATTCCTTTTCTTATCGCAACACTAGCGAAAACTTCGTGTTCAAAGTTCCGGGGCCGGTTCAAGATCCCACCACTTCATTCAGCTTCTGCCAAGAAATCCCAAAAGATGGCGAGATCAGTGTGTTTGGTGCCGACAGGTACTTCAACATGAAGCTGGAGCATCAAGCCGGATCACCGAAACTCGATTTTAAGAACAAAATGATGACAGATATCCCCTTCTTAGGACCAAATGCCAGGCTAAGAACCCCGAGTTTGTGCTCTGAGGCAAGCAGCTGGAATAGCAAAGGTGCATTATTCCAAAGCCTGCCAAGAGTTGAAGCTAAACAGAAAAAGACCTTGGGACGACGAATTTTCGCCCGATTCGGCTGTCCGGGGCCCTGTTTCCACAGGAAAGATGTTTTCATTAACCAAATGGTAGCAGATGGAGCAGCATACTATGGCTCAAAGCCTACACGAACCGGATCCGAACGAGTCGATACTCTCGCCTTCATCCCACCACCACCCAATCTTGTGACACAAGATACTTCAGCAGCCAAGAAACAGCTCCAGATCCTAGAAGAATCTAGACGCTCCATCGAAGTGTTCGGATCGGGATCAGCGGCGTCGTTAAAAGGAGATGTAGCCACACACATGGAGAGGAAACTTTCCATGTTAACCTGGGATGCAATCCCAAAAGGGGCAGCAGGCCAAAATCACCGATCAGCTTCCAGTACTGTAATTGGACACAGCACATTTTGTGATGATATGGCTAGTGATGCGAGTTCGGATTTATTCGAAATCGAAAACATATCAGGATCCATATATCTTCCCCAAACAACTGATCATGATCAAATGTCTAGTTGCATGAGTCCGATTTCGCATTATGCCCCGAGCGAGGCCAGCATACAGTGGAGTGTGGTCACCGCAAGTGCAGCGGATTTCTCTTCAGTACTTTCGTTTAACGACGAAAGATGTGTCGATGTTGTGGAAGATGTGCTTGCCAAGAACATTGCTAGTAGTACTGGAAGCTCGAAAACCAGAGGCTGTGAGCCGAAAACACGGTCCGGAGGCGGCGGGATCTTGAGATGCAAGAACTACAAAGCAGTGGAAGTTGCAGAGGATGCATGCCTGCAGGTACCCATTAATCAAGATTTTCATTCGGGGAGACGGGAAAGATTTTACAAGGAATTGCAT ATCTTATTTGCGATACATCGGGAGTGTTACTCTCGATATAGCAGCACAGACGAAGCCGTTTTTATAAATGACAAATAA